One genomic window of Vulpes vulpes isolate BD-2025 chromosome 11, VulVul3, whole genome shotgun sequence includes the following:
- the LOC112928591 gene encoding olfactory receptor 51I2-like: MLLSHSYVNISFFQPHAFLMIGIPGLEAVHGWISIPFSFMYTVALTGNCLILLAVRRTPSLHQPMYYFLSMLALTDVGLTLSTLPTTLAVLWFDYRHIGFNACLVQMFFLHSFSVVESSVLLAMSFDRFVAISNPLRYAATLTNNVIIRIGLAIMARATVSLFPVPFLLKRLNFCPDKILLSHSFCFHADVMKRACADITVNILYGLYVVLSTVGVDSLFIVLSYTLILHTVMGLASPRERVRALNTCVSHILAVLIFYIPVIGVSMIHRFGRHLPHIVHALVAYVYLVVPPVLNPIIYSVKSKPIREAMLRLLREKRKG, translated from the coding sequence ATGCTCCTTTCCCACTCCTATGTCAACATCTCCTTCTTCCAGCCACATGCCTTCCTGATGATTGGCATCCCAGGGCTGGAGGCTGTTCATGGGTGGATCTCCATCCCCTTCTCTTTCATGTACACTGTGGCCCTCACTGGAAACTGCCTGATTCTTTTGGCTGTGAGGAGAACTCCCAGCTTGCACCAGCCCATGTACTACTTCCTGTCCATGCTGGCCCTCACTGATGTGGGCCTCACTCTGTCCACACTGCCCACCACCCTGGCTGTGCTCTGGTTTGATTATCGGCACATAGGCTTCAATGCATGCCTGGTCCAGATGTTCTTTCTCCACTCCTTCTCTGTGGTGGAGTCATCAGTGCTCCTGGCCATGTCATTTGACCGCTTTGTGGCCATCTCCAACCCTCTTCGCTATGCAGCTACCCTCACCAATAATGTCATTATTAGGATTGGGCTGGCCATTATGGCTAGAGCCACTGTATCCCTCTTTCCAGTGCCCTTCTTATTGAAGCGACTGAACTTTTGCCCTGACAAGATCCTCCTGTCCCATTCCTTCTGTTTCCATGCAGATGTCATGAAACGGGCTTGTGCTGACATTACTGTCAACATCCTTTATGGGCTATATGTAGTTTTATCCACAGTAGGTGTAGACTCTTTGTTTATTGTCCTGTCCTATACCCTTATTCTCCATACAGTGATGGGTCTGGCCTCTCCCAGGGAACGTGTCCGAGCCCTCAACACATGTGTGTCTCATATATTAGCTGTTCTGATTTTCTACATCCCAGTCATAGGAGTGTCAATGATCCACCGTTTTGGGAGGCACCTGCCTCACATTGTACATGCTCTGGTTGCCTATGTGTACCTGGTGGTGCCCCCTGTGCTCAACCCCATCATCTACAGTGTGAAATCCAAGCCCATTAGGGAGGCTATGCTCAGACtgctgagagagaagaggaaaggctGA